DNA sequence from the Phoenix dactylifera cultivar Barhee BC4 chromosome 13, palm_55x_up_171113_PBpolish2nd_filt_p, whole genome shotgun sequence genome:
CTTCACGCATGGACCTCAAACAATTTGAATTTTTCTTCAGCCTGCATAGATCTTGAACCATCTAGTAGGCAATCCAACAGTTAACATCATGAAAGAAGATGAATCATTCTTTCATGCAAGAGAGCGTAGTTTGCACTGCAGAGTCCAATGCAGCGCTCGATAAATGTTACTGAAAAATAGATGGCCATCAAACAAGATATCCTTACTTGTTTGGTAACTGCCCATCTTCCAAAAATGGCCATCAAGCGTTGCAAATTAGAAAATCTTAGATCTCGTGCAAAAGATACACCCCGAGCTCTATCATTAGGTGCTTTGGTTTTGCACCAAGGTCAACATAAACACATAATATACTCAACTCTTCTTTATATAAATTATAGATCAacgtactaatttttttttattatcgatttaacttataagaTTCGTTGTCCCACACCTGCAACCGGTTCATCTTGCCATTATTGGGTTCTAGTTATTCCATATAAACCATCCACCTGCACATTATTCACAATGGTTTTTGGGGAATTAAAAGATTGTGCGTCGCTCATCAAAGTTTATAAATATCTAGCCAGCCCAATCAGGACAAGAAATTCACGTACGCTGCCGAACATACTGACTGTTGAGAACCACACACACCTTCATATATTGAACCTAAACTTCCGACAACCTCTGAATTCATCCGGAGCACACCAAGTCGAACTCAATCGCATGCAGGCACATGAATCAAATGGCGAGTACAAGCCCTGGCAGGGAGCGTCGCAGGTGCACCCGGGCCTCACTCTGCCACACGGCCGGGGAGTCTCGGCTTCCCCTGGCAGCACTGCTGGCCCCGAGGGAAATCTGGCTGAGCTCCCTCACAGTGACCCAGGTGTTGAAGTACTCCCTAAACCGGGTGATGACCCCGTCCTCCACGTCCCAGGCATGGACCCAGTAGGCCTGGTCCCCCTCCCACCCCTCCGCCACCACCCACCCCCCCTCCCCCACCTCCGTCACCCTCCGTGGGTCGAACCGGAAGTGATCTCCGTGCCCTGCCTCCCCGGTCAGCACCCGCCGCATGTGTTCGCACCGCCGCGGCCCGTGGAACCACCACTCCACGTCCTCCGCCATCATCCCTGCCACCGCCTCTGCATCGCCCCTCGCCAGCGCTTCGTACAGCGACTCCACCAACCGCTTGTTGCCGTCCTTGGAAGACGCCATACGGTAATGTGGAGTTCTGGACTAGGGTGGTACTAAGAGAAAGCAAGTGAAGGGTTCTTGTGGGCAAGTCTCTGTGATTCCAATGTATGGAGATGGAAGAGGGgatgtgtttttttttataagctCGTTCTAACTTTCAGTGTTGGAGTTTAGCTATGGAGTTTAAGCCACGTTTGGTGGGAGTTGGTCCAAACCATAGTAACGTAGATGTGATCTGCGACCATTTCCATCCGTTTGTTTAGAGCCAAAAGGAAACGCTTTCCGGGGAGTGCAGAAAGGAGTGAGGTGCGGTCCGGGAGTGGAAGATTTTGAAATGACAATGTTGCCCCATGTGATGGAAAGCTATTTTTAATGTTCGGTTGCTCGGCTTAGATATTATCGAATAGAACTTTTTAAAATAGTACACTTCAGTTTTGTTGGAAAAGGAAGCTATCTATATGGAGTTGTAGAGGTTAGGAGGATGGATGGAATTTAGGTTGAATTGTGAACCACACCTTTGGTTTTTCTTTCCTGGCCTAGCAATCACCTTCCACTTGATCCATGTGTTGGGTACATTCATTGTCTTTGAATTA
Encoded proteins:
- the LOC103721510 gene encoding wound-induced protein 1, whose translation is MASSKDGNKRLVESLYEALARGDAEAVAGMMAEDVEWWFHGPRRCEHMRRVLTGEAGHGDHFRFDPRRVTEVGEGGWVVAEGWEGDQAYWVHAWDVEDGVITRFREYFNTWVTVRELSQISLGASSAARGSRDSPAVWQSEARVHLRRSLPGLVLAI